The proteins below come from a single Chryseobacterium capnotolerans genomic window:
- a CDS encoding GNAT family N-acetyltransferase → MKIETQRLILRKLEDTDFERMFLMDSDPKVMKYLGPPVESREESKEIIKMIQKQYEENGVGRLAVIEKESGLLIGWCGLKLLKEPINGYVETLDLGYRFIPEFWGKGYAWEAAKATLDYGFNELKASSIYAFADSENTGSKYILNKMGFENTGEFEDSGVKCFWYELKREKYL, encoded by the coding sequence ATGAAAATAGAAACTCAAAGACTGATTTTAAGAAAACTAGAAGATACTGATTTTGAAAGGATGTTCCTTATGGATTCTGATCCTAAGGTAATGAAATACCTTGGGCCGCCAGTGGAAAGCAGAGAAGAATCGAAGGAAATCATCAAAATGATCCAAAAGCAATATGAAGAAAATGGAGTAGGAAGGCTGGCCGTTATTGAAAAAGAAAGCGGATTGCTGATTGGCTGGTGCGGTTTAAAACTATTAAAAGAACCTATCAACGGATATGTAGAAACCTTAGATTTGGGATATCGGTTTATTCCGGAATTCTGGGGCAAAGGATATGCCTGGGAAGCAGCGAAAGCAACTCTTGATTACGGCTTTAATGAATTGAAGGCAAGTTCTATATACGCTTTTGCAGATTCTGAGAATACAGGCTCTAAATATATCCTGAATAAAATGGGTTTTGAAAACACCGGCGAATTTGAAGACTCGGGAGTTAAATGCTTTTGGTATGAGTTGAAACGTGAAAAATATCTTTAG
- a CDS encoding ribonuclease domain-containing protein gives MNSRIRAVFFICLGLLFGMSVMYIYNNFIKRKDHPSSAKTETVNYGSTSTEDQYTTGNSSVQVSIEKLTEEKTVISYVKQNHRLPDYYITKSEARKQGWNPSKGNLCEALPGKAIGGDKFGNREGRLPDGDKYFEADVNYHCGERNADRIIYTQNGDVYLTKNHYKSFEKQ, from the coding sequence ATGAACAGCAGAATAAGAGCCGTTTTTTTTATATGCCTGGGCCTTCTTTTCGGAATGTCTGTGATGTATATCTATAATAATTTTATTAAAAGGAAAGATCATCCATCTTCAGCTAAAACAGAGACTGTAAATTACGGAAGTACTTCTACAGAGGATCAGTATACGACCGGAAATTCATCAGTACAGGTTTCTATTGAAAAGCTGACTGAAGAAAAAACAGTAATCAGTTACGTAAAACAAAACCATAGACTTCCGGATTACTATATTACAAAAAGTGAAGCCAGAAAGCAAGGCTGGAATCCTTCCAAAGGAAATCTTTGTGAAGCTCTTCCAGGAAAAGCTATTGGTGGAGATAAATTCGGTAATAGAGAAGGAAGACTTCCTGATGGTGATAAGTATTTTGAAGCTGATGTCAATTACCATTGCGGTGAAAGAAATGCAGACCGGATTATTTATACCCAGAATGGAGATGTTTATCTTACCAAAAATCATTATAAAAGTTTTGAAAAACAGTAA
- the nadE gene encoding NAD(+) synthase yields MQTQKVIDHIVGWLKEYATKARVNGYVIGVSGGVDSGVVSTLAAMTGLKTLLIEMPIRQKADQVDRAQDHMNDLKSRFSNVEIMSVDLTPAFEELYKTFDVKDDLYPNEKLAFANTRSRLRMLTLYYYGQINGLLVCGTGNKVEDFGIGFYTKYGDGGVDVSPIGDLYKTEVYALAKGLNLIKSIQEAIPTDGLWDVDRTDEQQIGATYPELEKIQKEYGTKTADDYEGRDKEVFQIFDRMHKAAKHKMEPIPVCDIPEDWRES; encoded by the coding sequence ATGCAGACACAGAAAGTGATAGATCATATTGTTGGCTGGTTAAAAGAGTATGCCACAAAAGCCAGAGTAAATGGATATGTAATTGGAGTTTCCGGAGGAGTGGATTCCGGAGTGGTTTCTACTCTTGCCGCCATGACCGGATTAAAAACATTATTGATCGAAATGCCAATCCGTCAGAAAGCGGACCAGGTAGACAGAGCACAGGATCATATGAATGATCTGAAATCCAGATTTTCAAACGTGGAAATAATGTCTGTTGATTTAACACCGGCTTTTGAAGAACTTTACAAAACCTTTGATGTAAAGGATGATCTGTATCCAAACGAAAAACTGGCATTTGCGAATACAAGATCCCGTTTGAGAATGCTTACGCTCTATTATTACGGTCAGATTAACGGACTTTTAGTGTGTGGAACCGGAAATAAAGTGGAAGATTTCGGAATTGGATTTTATACCAAATATGGAGATGGCGGTGTAGACGTATCTCCAATTGGAGACCTTTATAAAACAGAAGTATATGCTTTAGCAAAAGGATTAAATCTGATTAAAAGTATTCAGGAAGCGATTCCTACAGATGGCCTTTGGGATGTAGACCGTACCGATGAGCAGCAAATAGGGGCTACGTATCCGGAATTGGAAAAAATTCAGAAAGAATATGGAACCAAAACAGCAGATGACTATGAAGGAAGAGATAAAGAAGTATTCCAAATCTTTGACAGGATGCATAAGGCTGCAAAACATAAGATGGAGCCTATCCCTGTTTGTGATATTCCTGAAGATTGGAGAGAATCATAA
- a CDS encoding leucine-rich repeat domain-containing protein has product MMKIKIFTAFIGIFGFVFLEGQNLEFKDKNLEKAIIENYDQNKDGTISQLEAEAINNLFLVEKGITSTEDLHFFKNVKMIVLDDNVISSIVLQDMDKLNLFSCTGCKVTSFKAENLRNLTSLYLDNNSLDNISLKATPKIDQLTLSLNQLKTIDLSQLKNLRRLNVEHNKIRKIDISGNPALQTLNVGGNKMDDSDIKKAVKANVTIFGINDPN; this is encoded by the coding sequence ATGATGAAAATTAAAATATTTACAGCATTCATCGGTATTTTCGGGTTTGTTTTTTTAGAAGGCCAGAACCTTGAGTTTAAAGATAAAAACCTGGAAAAGGCTATCATTGAAAACTATGATCAGAATAAAGACGGAACGATCAGCCAGCTTGAAGCAGAAGCAATTAATAATCTCTTTCTGGTTGAAAAAGGGATTACTTCTACGGAGGATCTTCATTTCTTTAAAAACGTGAAAATGATAGTCTTGGATGATAATGTTATATCTTCAATCGTCCTGCAAGATATGGACAAGCTAAACCTGTTTTCGTGTACCGGATGCAAAGTAACTTCCTTTAAAGCCGAAAACCTAAGAAACCTTACTTCTTTATATCTGGATAATAATAGCCTGGATAATATTTCCCTTAAGGCAACACCCAAAATTGATCAATTAACATTATCTTTAAATCAGCTAAAAACAATAGATCTTTCCCAGCTTAAAAACTTAAGGAGATTGAATGTAGAACACAACAAGATCCGGAAAATTGATATTTCCGGAAACCCTGCCTTACAGACTTTAAATGTAGGCGGAAATAAAATGGATGATTCGGACATAAAGAAAGCTGTAAAAGCGAATGTAACAATTTTTGGAATCAATGACCCAAACTAA
- a CDS encoding ABC transporter ATP-binding protein, which yields MENLISIRNLNYGFTPHQLILKNIDLSVPKGSIFGFLGANGAGKSTTMKMLIGSIPDDNHAIRIFDKDLSDLYPEGFQKIGSLIDTAAFYDHLSGWDNLIIISRLRNLPESECERVLHLVGLWESRKMKMKKYSLGMKQRLSIAMTLLGKPDLLILDEPVNGLDPNGMLEMRELLIKLNKEEGVTIFISSHLLQEIEKMITHLAIISHGEIRFTGSIQDLNELYRYNHIRIGINNASHFITEIPEHYSPKIINESTIEITAESKEHIATLIKNLVLNHAEIFEIRNNAGLEDWFMEITKN from the coding sequence ATGGAAAATTTAATTAGTATTCGAAATCTAAATTACGGGTTTACTCCCCATCAGCTGATTCTGAAAAATATTGATCTTTCAGTTCCGAAGGGAAGTATTTTTGGATTCCTGGGAGCCAATGGGGCTGGAAAATCTACAACTATGAAAATGCTGATCGGCAGTATTCCTGATGATAACCATGCCATCCGGATTTTTGACAAAGATTTATCTGATCTCTATCCGGAAGGATTTCAAAAAATCGGAAGTCTGATTGATACAGCAGCATTTTATGACCATCTTTCCGGATGGGATAATCTTATTATCATTTCCAGGCTTCGAAACTTACCCGAATCAGAATGTGAAAGGGTTTTGCATCTCGTAGGTCTTTGGGAAAGCAGAAAAATGAAAATGAAGAAGTATTCCTTGGGAATGAAGCAAAGACTTTCTATTGCCATGACTTTACTTGGAAAACCAGATTTGTTGATTCTGGATGAGCCTGTAAATGGTCTTGATCCCAATGGAATGCTGGAAATGAGGGAACTCTTGATAAAACTTAACAAGGAGGAAGGGGTTACTATTTTTATTTCCAGCCATCTGCTTCAGGAAATTGAAAAAATGATCACCCACCTTGCCATTATTTCTCATGGTGAAATACGATTTACGGGAAGCATACAGGATCTTAATGAGCTTTACAGATACAATCATATCAGAATAGGAATCAACAATGCCTCCCATTTTATCACTGAAATTCCGGAGCATTATTCTCCTAAAATCATCAATGAGAGTACCATAGAAATCACTGCAGAATCTAAAGAACATATTGCCACTCTTATCAAAAACCTGGTTCTGAATCATGCCGAGATCTTTGAGATCAGAAATAATGCAGGTCTTGAAGACTGGTTTATGGAAATCACAAAAAATTAA
- a CDS encoding GNAT family N-acetyltransferase: MITIRQEEIKDYEEVFKLTEEAFREMEHSDHQEHFLVEKLRKSDAFIPELSLVAEDENGIIAGHILFTKLMIENESEIFESLALAPVSVKPEFQNQGIGGQLIREGHLMAQKLGYQSVILIGHEKYYPKFGYEKTSNFGISFPFEIPEENGMAIELIKGGLKNKKGMVKYPKEFGID, from the coding sequence ATGATAACAATAAGGCAAGAAGAGATAAAAGACTATGAGGAGGTTTTTAAATTGACGGAAGAAGCTTTTAGGGAGATGGAACATAGTGATCATCAGGAACATTTTCTTGTTGAAAAGTTAAGGAAATCTGACGCATTTATTCCTGAGCTGTCATTAGTAGCGGAAGATGAGAATGGAATCATTGCCGGACATATTTTGTTTACAAAACTTATGATTGAAAATGAATCAGAAATTTTTGAATCATTAGCTTTGGCCCCTGTTTCCGTAAAACCTGAGTTTCAAAATCAGGGAATTGGAGGTCAATTAATTCGTGAAGGACATCTTATGGCTCAAAAGCTGGGATACCAATCGGTGATTTTAATTGGACATGAAAAGTATTATCCAAAGTTTGGTTACGAAAAAACAAGTAATTTTGGAATTTCATTTCCGTTTGAAATTCCGGAAGAAAACGGAATGGCCATTGAACTGATAAAAGGAGGATTAAAAAATAAAAAAGGGATGGTGAAATATCCCAAAGAATTTGGAATAGACTAA
- a CDS encoding gliding motility protein GldB, which produces MKIFRYIALSSILAVGLNSCKKEPENQWKIEVKDTTEKIEMTDISKELYNPNIPLDQFKAQFPWFQGTVSDADFSKRRTDAEEIKIYKEAIGKIDQAKLQKELQDLFAHIKHYFPQFKSPKVYLFSSALQMVQDPIFYDEKGNLLFIDITGFMGDGNAHYKGLELYFQKSMNPQNIVPKVSLLFAENIVTESPDHQKFIDQVILNGKVMILQDAFLPDFPDYLKMNYTKKQYEWAAYNEANIWNYFVESNLLFGDDPRLGERFIAPGPFSKFYTEIDNESSPQIGIFTGWQICKAYLKEKPETKLTAFLKMDATQIFNESGYKPRVTK; this is translated from the coding sequence ATGAAGATTTTCAGATATATCGCCCTTTCTTCTATTTTAGCTGTAGGATTGAATTCCTGTAAAAAAGAACCTGAAAACCAGTGGAAAATAGAGGTAAAAGATACTACCGAAAAAATTGAAATGACAGACATTTCCAAAGAACTTTATAACCCTAATATTCCTTTGGATCAGTTTAAAGCTCAGTTTCCATGGTTTCAGGGAACCGTTTCTGATGCTGATTTCTCCAAAAGAAGAACTGATGCGGAAGAAATTAAGATCTATAAAGAAGCTATTGGTAAAATAGATCAGGCTAAATTGCAGAAAGAGCTTCAGGATTTATTTGCCCATATCAAACATTATTTCCCACAGTTTAAAAGCCCAAAAGTATATCTGTTTTCATCAGCCTTACAGATGGTTCAGGATCCTATCTTCTATGATGAAAAAGGAAATCTTCTATTCATAGATATTACCGGTTTTATGGGTGATGGCAATGCTCATTACAAAGGCCTTGAGCTTTACTTCCAGAAATCGATGAATCCACAAAATATTGTTCCTAAAGTTTCTCTTCTTTTTGCAGAGAATATTGTAACGGAGTCACCGGACCATCAGAAATTCATAGATCAGGTTATCCTGAACGGAAAAGTAATGATTCTTCAGGATGCCTTTCTTCCTGATTTTCCAGATTATCTGAAAATGAATTATACAAAGAAACAGTATGAATGGGCTGCTTACAATGAAGCCAATATCTGGAATTATTTTGTAGAAAGCAATTTGCTATTTGGAGACGACCCAAGATTGGGAGAACGTTTTATTGCTCCGGGACCATTCTCAAAATTCTATACTGAAATAGATAATGAATCCTCCCCTCAAATCGGAATTTTCACAGGATGGCAGATCTGTAAAGCCTATCTTAAAGAAAAGCCTGAAACGAAACTGACAGCCTTTCTGAAAATGGATGCTACTCAAATTTTTAACGAATCCGGTTATAAACCTCGTGTAACAAAGTAA